A single Bifidobacterium asteroides DNA region contains:
- a CDS encoding ABC transporter ATP-binding protein, whose product MSSDDQTYEEVLQRYQQAPVVLSVDHVSKYFKLPTEQATGLKQAFINWTKGIKGYKKQQVLQDISFEVHQGEFFGIVGRNGGGKSTLLKLISQIYCPEHGSIHVVGKLVPFIELGVGFNPELTGRENVYLNGALLGFTRDQVDAMYDDIVEFAELDDFMDQKLKNYSSGMQVRLAFSVAIKAQGDILVLDEVLAVGDEAFQRKCDDYFTEIKKDPTKTVILVTHDMGSVKKYCTRAMMIADGRVEALGDPETVSHKYTLANLEAERTAEHEMQIQRGGYANGLNDRCPILRTIPVSPQVSDGTGVFKFDVEYQYDQPGDFYLAVALHDIRRGGITYDTGPKTMRMRRHGHQIVHFELPLNVFNNGEFRLITSLRTPNPNDPHGTDAVGVALDENACDFVIRNKRNGEYALLSDRALTIAALDPDQVDEVDG is encoded by the coding sequence ATGTCTAGCGATGATCAAACCTACGAAGAAGTCCTGCAACGTTATCAGCAGGCACCAGTGGTTCTTTCCGTTGATCATGTTTCCAAGTACTTTAAGCTCCCCACAGAGCAGGCCACTGGTCTCAAACAGGCATTCATTAACTGGACCAAGGGCATCAAAGGCTATAAGAAGCAGCAGGTTCTTCAGGACATCAGCTTTGAGGTTCATCAGGGGGAGTTCTTCGGCATTGTCGGGCGTAACGGTGGCGGCAAATCCACTCTACTCAAGCTGATTTCGCAGATTTATTGCCCCGAGCACGGTTCCATCCACGTGGTCGGCAAGCTGGTCCCCTTCATCGAGCTGGGTGTAGGGTTTAACCCGGAACTGACTGGCCGTGAGAACGTCTACCTGAACGGAGCCCTGCTCGGGTTCACCAGAGATCAAGTGGATGCCATGTACGATGACATCGTTGAGTTCGCTGAACTTGATGACTTCATGGACCAGAAACTTAAGAACTATTCCTCTGGCATGCAGGTCCGCTTGGCTTTTTCCGTGGCCATCAAGGCCCAGGGGGATATCCTGGTTCTGGATGAGGTCCTGGCTGTGGGGGATGAGGCTTTCCAGCGCAAGTGCGATGATTATTTCACTGAAATCAAGAAAGACCCTACAAAAACTGTCATCCTCGTCACTCATGATATGGGTTCAGTCAAGAAATACTGTACCCGAGCCATGATGATCGCCGACGGGCGGGTGGAAGCACTAGGAGATCCAGAGACCGTTTCTCATAAGTACACCTTGGCTAATTTGGAAGCTGAGCGTACAGCGGAGCACGAGATGCAGATTCAGCGTGGGGGCTACGCCAACGGGTTGAACGATCGCTGTCCTATTCTGAGGACCATTCCAGTTTCCCCGCAGGTGAGTGACGGTACTGGCGTTTTCAAGTTCGATGTCGAGTACCAGTACGACCAGCCAGGTGATTTCTATCTAGCTGTAGCTCTGCACGATATCAGGCGGGGAGGCATTACCTATGATACAGGCCCAAAAACCATGCGTATGCGCCGCCACGGCCACCAGATTGTTCACTTCGAGCTTCCGCTGAACGTTTTTAACAATGGTGAGTTCCGTTTGATTACGTCTTTGCGCACTCCCAATCCCAACGATCCTCATGGGACGGACGCTGTGGGGGTGGCGCTGGACGAGAACGCCTGTGACTTTGTTATACGAAATAAGCGGAATGGAGAGTATGCTCTCCTCAGCGATCGGGCACTGACCATAGCTGCCCTGGACCCTGACCAGGTGGACGAAGTGGATGGGTGA
- a CDS encoding glycosyltransferase produces MKVQEMADTGFESVVRVVFPERDQEQVLPLYAIDWSPSHLSNTVMDPRTDVKRIRLNAMNQSEYQRLVGQALTRTGAGVTTNDFDLLSRRSLRIHAGGRISLCTFFNAFPAGYWRRWTRVDTVRLTLMVWGRGEVRVMKSNGRGIFTCAGSVRIEQDGQTEQGEHIALDIPMTGLVDGGYCWLEAQASKGDTLTIKDADWQVPIRARTASHQTSVSVAITTFNRAPYCLRQLQDLAAATELRSRLDTIYCTDQGNEFVNDQEGYGAVAQSLGDQLTYMRQRNLGGSGGFSRGMYETLKAGRSDYVLLLDDDAISEPESILRAVQFADYACKPMLVGGGMFHLDNRTVLYTQGERLNWKRMWMEPSQGLGYNHDFALEPLRDCPERHQRIDEDFNGWWMCLIPISVIREIGLSLPVFIKFDDVEYCLRAQHAGYPTVCLPGVAVWHQAWHEKDPARTWEEYYTERNRWLAALLLEPEFPVSRIMTETLYGDASLGLRFTYSAMALRNLALQDLLRGPQYIVETFPTKLDQVRRLRAGFTDAQTTKDLWSLPAPDHETIPPRKRPQSREHRMLVALKLLAKSVLTDRDATRDQQPDTSIAAQDAAWTWVAFDGIDSALVTSPDGDSVAWLKRDNSEFRRLMGQGCRLALTIRKHWKEISAQYRDYGLASLDTWQRIFANSGMKVIPYSSERDGKPGSKIGSE; encoded by the coding sequence ATGAAGGTTCAAGAGATGGCAGACACAGGTTTTGAAAGTGTGGTCCGGGTGGTCTTTCCCGAGCGTGACCAGGAACAGGTGCTTCCTTTGTATGCCATTGACTGGTCACCTTCGCACCTGTCGAATACGGTTATGGATCCACGGACGGATGTGAAGCGCATCAGGCTGAATGCTATGAATCAGTCTGAATATCAACGGCTGGTGGGCCAGGCTCTAACGCGGACCGGCGCAGGCGTGACCACCAATGACTTCGACCTTCTCTCCAGGCGATCTCTGCGTATCCACGCCGGTGGGCGGATCTCACTCTGCACTTTCTTCAACGCCTTCCCAGCCGGTTACTGGCGTCGTTGGACCAGAGTCGATACCGTCAGGCTGACCCTGATGGTTTGGGGCCGCGGTGAGGTCCGAGTCATGAAATCCAATGGTCGGGGTATCTTCACCTGTGCCGGTTCTGTCCGGATCGAGCAGGATGGACAGACGGAACAGGGAGAACACATTGCCCTGGACATACCTATGACTGGTCTGGTTGACGGCGGTTACTGCTGGCTGGAAGCACAAGCCAGCAAGGGTGATACCTTGACTATCAAGGATGCGGACTGGCAAGTACCCATTCGTGCCAGGACCGCATCCCACCAGACCAGTGTATCCGTCGCTATTACTACCTTTAACCGCGCCCCCTATTGCTTGCGGCAGCTGCAGGACCTCGCTGCTGCTACTGAGCTCCGTAGCCGATTGGATACTATATACTGCACTGACCAAGGTAATGAATTCGTCAATGACCAAGAAGGGTACGGAGCCGTGGCACAGTCTCTGGGTGACCAGCTGACTTATATGCGCCAACGGAATCTGGGAGGGTCAGGCGGATTTTCGAGGGGCATGTATGAGACGCTCAAAGCCGGTCGGTCCGACTACGTCCTCCTCCTGGATGACGATGCCATTAGTGAGCCGGAGTCTATCCTTCGTGCAGTTCAGTTCGCCGACTATGCATGCAAGCCCATGCTGGTCGGTGGAGGCATGTTCCACCTAGACAACCGGACCGTCCTCTACACTCAGGGGGAGCGGCTGAACTGGAAACGTATGTGGATGGAGCCTTCTCAAGGGCTGGGTTACAACCATGATTTCGCCTTGGAGCCTCTTCGTGATTGCCCTGAACGCCATCAGCGTATTGACGAGGACTTCAATGGGTGGTGGATGTGCCTGATACCAATCAGTGTCATCAGGGAAATTGGTCTCTCCCTACCGGTCTTCATTAAATTTGACGATGTTGAGTATTGTCTTCGGGCACAGCATGCCGGCTATCCCACGGTCTGTCTTCCGGGAGTTGCGGTCTGGCATCAAGCTTGGCATGAGAAGGATCCGGCGCGTACTTGGGAGGAGTACTACACGGAGCGCAACCGGTGGTTGGCCGCCCTTCTCTTAGAACCTGAGTTCCCTGTATCTCGAATCATGACGGAAACCTTGTATGGGGATGCTAGTCTGGGGCTGCGCTTTACCTATTCAGCTATGGCTCTGCGCAACTTGGCGCTTCAGGATCTTTTGAGAGGGCCACAGTATATCGTTGAGACTTTCCCCACCAAGCTAGACCAGGTACGCCGCCTCAGGGCGGGCTTCACTGATGCGCAGACTACCAAGGATCTCTGGTCTCTACCGGCTCCTGATCATGAGACCATACCCCCGCGTAAACGGCCACAGAGTAGGGAACATCGGATGTTGGTGGCGTTAAAGCTCCTTGCCAAGTCCGTGTTGACTGACCGTGACGCCACAAGAGACCAGCAGCCTGACACTTCCATAGCAGCTCAGGACGCAGCTTGGACCTGGGTGGCTTTCGATGGCATAGATTCGGCCTTAGTCACTTCGCCAGATGGCGATTCGGTAGCCTGGCTTAAACGGGACAACAGCGAATTCCGTCGTCTCATGGGTCAGGGTTGCCGTTTAGCTTTGACTATCAGGAAGCACTGGAAAGAAATTTCGGCCCAATATCGTGATTACGGCCTGGCCTCTCTTGATACTTGGCAGCGAATTTTCGCCAATAGCGGCATGAAGGTGATTCCCTATTCTTCCGAGAGAGATGGAAAACCCGGGTCCAAGATAGGTAGCGAATGA
- the rfbB gene encoding dTDP-glucose 4,6-dehydratase, with product MTTMVGIGSDQTCPCNLMVTGGAGFIGSNFVRWVGQHHPNTRIVVFDALTYAAIPGSLPDTGPNGPFLVKGDICDPGAVERAISEYGIDTVVHFAAESHNDNAIQSPDPFIKTNIQGTYILLQAVRRHDLRFHHISTDEVYGDLDFGDSRRFDESSPYRPSNPYSASKAASDHLVRAWWRTYGTRVTISNCSNNYGPRQHVEKFIPRQITNILAGIRPRLYGEGRESRDWIHVQDNCEAIWTVLTRGILGSTYLISADNEYSNREVLAMILEEMGQEPDAFDRVPNRPGVDRRYALDSSRIQSELGWRPRHHDFRHGLRDTIDWYASHQDWWRLAKEETERRYKIQGH from the coding sequence ATGACCACCATGGTCGGCATAGGGAGTGATCAGACTTGCCCCTGCAACCTCATGGTTACTGGCGGGGCGGGATTCATTGGGAGCAACTTCGTGCGTTGGGTCGGCCAGCACCATCCCAACACAAGGATTGTGGTCTTTGACGCCCTTACTTATGCGGCCATTCCTGGTAGCCTTCCCGATACGGGTCCAAATGGCCCTTTTCTGGTCAAGGGCGATATCTGCGATCCTGGAGCCGTAGAGAGGGCTATCAGCGAATACGGAATCGATACCGTCGTTCACTTTGCAGCCGAGTCCCATAACGACAACGCCATTCAATCTCCCGATCCCTTCATCAAAACCAACATCCAGGGCACCTATATCCTTCTTCAAGCTGTTCGTCGACATGATTTGCGCTTTCACCATATTTCTACGGATGAAGTCTATGGCGATTTAGATTTTGGTGATTCCAGGCGTTTTGACGAATCAAGTCCTTACAGGCCTTCCAATCCATACTCGGCTAGCAAAGCAGCTTCGGACCATCTAGTCAGGGCCTGGTGGCGTACCTATGGGACTCGGGTGACTATCTCCAACTGTTCTAATAACTATGGACCGCGCCAGCATGTGGAGAAGTTCATTCCCCGTCAGATCACCAATATTCTCGCAGGGATTCGTCCCCGCCTCTATGGCGAAGGGCGGGAGTCCCGTGATTGGATTCACGTTCAGGACAACTGTGAAGCTATTTGGACCGTTCTGACCCGGGGGATATTGGGATCCACCTATCTGATAAGTGCGGATAACGAATACAGCAATCGGGAGGTTCTAGCCATGATCCTAGAGGAGATGGGACAGGAACCTGATGCCTTCGACAGAGTACCTAACAGGCCGGGGGTGGATCGGCGCTATGCCTTGGATTCCAGCCGAATCCAGTCGGAATTGGGTTGGAGGCCTCGACACCATGATTTTCGGCACGGGCTCAGGGATACGATCGATTGGTACGCCTCGCATCAGGATTGGTGGAGGCTCGCCAAAGAAGAAACTGAGCGTCGTTACAAGATCCAGGGGCACTGA
- the rpsF gene encoding 30S ribosomal protein S6 has protein sequence MSAHKYELMFIADPAMDERSLKKLTDQYLEVVTKEGGSVDNIDVWGRRKLAYEIDKHKEGNYVVVEYTCEPSASAELDRVLNLNESVIRTKILRKDDK, from the coding sequence ATGTCTGCGCACAAGTATGAATTGATGTTCATTGCCGATCCGGCCATGGATGAGCGCTCGCTGAAGAAGCTGACCGACCAGTATCTCGAGGTGGTCACCAAGGAAGGCGGCTCCGTCGACAACATCGACGTCTGGGGCCGTCGCAAGCTGGCCTATGAGATCGACAAGCACAAGGAAGGCAACTACGTGGTGGTCGAATACACCTGCGAGCCTTCCGCCAGCGCTGAGCTCGATCGTGTGCTCAACCTGAACGAGTCCGTCATCCGCACCAAGATCCTTCGCAAGGATGACAAGTAA
- a CDS encoding single-stranded DNA-binding protein has protein sequence MAGDTYITVVGNLTADPEVRTTSNGGTVANLTIASTPRQFNRNSGQWEDGDSLFMRCSAWDSTYSPMASNIQASLTKGMRVIAQGRLVQRSYQDREGNNRTVVELRLDEIGPALTRNTAQVTRNANTGGGGSRGGFAGSSNGGYQGGASYQGGTGAASAPMGRQQPAQSQQAPAQDPWSSTGSGDSFGSFGSTGEFGGSGDDPEF, from the coding sequence ATGGCGGGAGATACATACATCACCGTGGTGGGTAATCTCACTGCGGATCCGGAGGTGCGTACGACCTCCAACGGAGGCACGGTGGCCAATCTGACCATCGCGTCCACGCCCAGGCAGTTCAACAGGAACTCGGGGCAGTGGGAGGACGGCGACTCGCTCTTCATGCGTTGCTCGGCTTGGGATTCTACATACAGTCCCATGGCCTCCAACATTCAGGCCAGCCTGACCAAGGGCATGAGGGTAATAGCCCAGGGTCGTCTGGTGCAGCGCTCCTATCAGGATCGCGAGGGCAACAACCGCACGGTTGTGGAGCTGCGTCTGGACGAGATCGGACCTGCACTGACACGGAACACCGCTCAGGTCACCAGGAACGCCAACACCGGTGGCGGAGGATCTCGTGGCGGTTTCGCCGGCTCCAGCAACGGCGGCTACCAGGGTGGGGCATCCTACCAGGGCGGCACCGGCGCGGCATCGGCCCCTATGGGTCGTCAGCAGCCAGCGCAGAGCCAGCAGGCCCCGGCCCAGGATCCTTGGTCATCGACCGGATCTGGCGATTCCTTCGGATCCTTTGGGTCCACCGGCGAGTTCGGTGGTTCTGGAGACGATCCCGAGTTCTGA
- the rpsR gene encoding 30S ribosomal protein S18: MSRKRPQPPVKPFKKKPNPLRAAKIHTIDYKDVALLRKFISDRGKIRSRRITGVTVQEQREISKAIKNAREMALLPYATNGR, from the coding sequence ATGTCACGTAAAAGGCCGCAACCGCCGGTCAAGCCCTTCAAGAAAAAGCCGAATCCTCTGAGGGCTGCCAAGATTCATACCATCGATTACAAGGACGTGGCTCTGCTGCGCAAGTTCATCTCGGACCGGGGCAAGATCCGTTCCCGCCGCATCACCGGCGTCACCGTCCAGGAGCAGCGCGAGATCTCCAAGGCTATCAAGAACGCCCGCGAGATGGCCCTGCTGCCCTACGCCACCAACGGTCGCTGA
- the rplI gene encoding 50S ribosomal protein L9: MAKETKVILTDTVTDLGHKGDVVGVKPGYARNFLIPQGLAFAWSKGAAAQIESLQRARRAKSMATREDAVAAKTAIDGQTVEIAAKVSDSGKLFGGISNDAIAQALRPLADVDPRSISVETIKTTGEFPATVALHPEISAAFTVKVVAE; the protein is encoded by the coding sequence ATGGCAAAGGAAACCAAGGTTATTCTGACCGATACCGTGACCGATCTGGGTCATAAGGGCGACGTTGTCGGGGTCAAGCCTGGCTATGCGCGCAACTTCCTGATCCCCCAGGGACTGGCTTTCGCCTGGTCCAAGGGCGCTGCTGCACAGATCGAATCCCTGCAGAGGGCACGTCGTGCCAAGTCCATGGCCACCCGCGAGGATGCCGTGGCAGCCAAGACCGCCATCGATGGCCAGACCGTCGAGATCGCAGCCAAGGTGTCTGATTCGGGTAAGCTCTTCGGCGGCATCTCCAATGATGCCATCGCTCAGGCTCTTCGCCCCTTGGCCGATGTGGATCCCCGCTCCATCTCCGTGGAGACCATCAAGACCACCGGAGAGTTCCCGGCCACCGTGGCCCTGCACCCCGAGATCTCGGCCGCTTTCACGGTCAAGGTCGTCGCAGAGTAG
- a CDS encoding phenylpyruvate tautomerase MIF-related protein, translating to MPVIHTHVSTPITAEQRERIKTAYGKAITAVPGKSEGWLMCPFESDMPIYFGGDDSKPAAYVEVNVFGSDVPKSAWESLTKTIMDTLESELSIPKNRTYIRYTATTDWGWNGGNF from the coding sequence ATGCCCGTTATCCATACCCATGTAAGCACGCCCATCACCGCCGAACAGCGCGAACGGATCAAGACCGCCTACGGCAAGGCCATCACCGCTGTCCCCGGCAAGTCCGAGGGCTGGCTCATGTGCCCCTTCGAGTCGGACATGCCCATCTATTTCGGCGGTGACGACAGCAAGCCTGCAGCCTATGTCGAGGTCAACGTCTTCGGCAGCGACGTACCAAAGTCCGCCTGGGAAAGCCTGACCAAGACCATCATGGACACGCTGGAATCTGAGCTGTCCATCCCCAAGAACCGCACCTACATCCGCTATACGGCCACCACTGACTGGGGCTGGAATGGCGGCAATTTCTAG
- a CDS encoding GtrA family protein yields the protein MRRLIGQLLKFGIVGVIAFLIDIGIMNLLIMGPHLNNVLAGAISFPISLVFNYLASMRYVFKHREDMARWMEMAVFLVSSVIGLGINEVILWMGTAMLPPDAITTMHARYLLYANIAKITATVVVAIWNFLIRKWLLDAPAPGKPVDPRSVAHRLGAWSLRHRPFGWR from the coding sequence GTGCGTAGATTAATCGGACAGCTGCTCAAGTTCGGCATCGTGGGCGTCATCGCCTTTCTGATCGACATCGGCATCATGAACCTGCTGATCATGGGGCCACACCTGAACAATGTCCTGGCTGGGGCCATTTCCTTCCCGATCTCCCTGGTCTTCAACTATCTGGCCAGCATGCGCTACGTCTTCAAGCATAGGGAGGACATGGCCCGGTGGATGGAGATGGCGGTCTTTCTGGTCTCCTCGGTAATCGGCCTGGGGATCAATGAGGTGATCCTGTGGATGGGCACTGCCATGCTGCCGCCGGACGCCATCACCACCATGCACGCCCGTTACCTGCTCTACGCCAACATCGCCAAGATCACAGCCACCGTGGTGGTGGCCATCTGGAACTTCCTGATCCGCAAGTGGCTGCTGGATGCTCCCGCCCCCGGCAAACCGGTCGACCCGCGTTCGGTGGCCCACCGTCTGGGGGCCTGGTCCCTGCGTCATCGGCCCTTCGGCTGGCGCTGA
- a CDS encoding MFS transporter, translated as MPRQLKAALVEAGHRVFGGYSALLRLPHTARFAVGSVIASMPFPMVGMTITISVQHYYGSYSLAGALTAIQAVALALVSPMLGKMVDKFGQRQVSIPTVLVWIVAATVLITAITAHAPTWVLYLVTPFMAAIPPWGAMSRSRWTHLLRGDHRATNQALSLSGVFDEAMWVIGNPLASILAVISGVLAFFFTGICVLVGAFMFLSCRETEPPSQTDMSRAQGITRKEYRERQAQQVARLRDQEGGNGRSGAFWSAGMIAVCATWFGLGAFQSAASISIIAFATEQGMKQMTGFVFACFSFSSLVGALLYGAKNWTIPLWKRFYFCLLVVNLGIGTFMFARNLWTIMIIYLIIGVCQAPTWINGNQLMLHLVPPIRFTEGMAWLSAMNSIGSSAGSAVAGQFIDRYGSQGGFGVVTTLALTSLAIAFVGFRQIRNSTEEPILTELPA; from the coding sequence ATGCCACGGCAATTGAAAGCGGCCCTGGTCGAAGCCGGTCACAGGGTCTTCGGGGGATACTCGGCGCTCCTGCGACTGCCTCACACGGCACGGTTCGCAGTGGGGTCGGTTATCGCCTCCATGCCCTTCCCCATGGTGGGCATGACCATCACCATCTCGGTGCAGCACTACTACGGCAGCTACTCCTTGGCCGGAGCCCTGACCGCCATCCAAGCCGTGGCACTGGCCCTAGTCAGCCCCATGCTGGGCAAGATGGTCGACAAGTTCGGCCAGCGACAGGTCTCCATTCCCACCGTTCTGGTCTGGATCGTGGCCGCCACGGTCCTGATCACAGCCATCACCGCCCACGCCCCCACCTGGGTGCTCTACCTGGTCACCCCGTTCATGGCGGCCATTCCACCCTGGGGAGCCATGAGCCGTAGCCGGTGGACGCATCTGCTGCGCGGCGACCACCGAGCCACTAATCAGGCCCTGTCCCTGTCAGGGGTCTTCGACGAGGCCATGTGGGTGATCGGCAATCCTCTAGCCTCCATCCTGGCGGTCATTTCAGGCGTATTGGCCTTCTTCTTTACCGGGATCTGTGTGCTGGTCGGGGCCTTTATGTTCCTATCCTGCCGAGAGACCGAGCCGCCCTCGCAGACGGACATGTCCCGCGCCCAGGGCATCACCCGCAAAGAGTACCGGGAGCGCCAGGCTCAGCAAGTGGCGCGCCTGCGGGACCAGGAGGGCGGAAACGGCCGTAGTGGCGCCTTCTGGAGCGCCGGCATGATCGCCGTCTGCGCCACCTGGTTCGGCCTGGGAGCCTTCCAGAGCGCCGCATCCATCTCCATCATCGCCTTCGCCACCGAACAGGGGATGAAGCAGATGACCGGATTCGTCTTCGCCTGCTTCTCCTTCAGCTCCCTGGTCGGTGCCCTGCTTTACGGGGCCAAGAACTGGACCATCCCCCTCTGGAAGCGTTTCTACTTCTGCCTGCTGGTGGTCAACCTGGGCATCGGAACCTTCATGTTCGCCAGGAATCTGTGGACCATCATGATCATCTACCTGATCATCGGCGTCTGCCAGGCACCCACCTGGATCAACGGCAACCAGCTCATGCTCCACCTGGTGCCGCCCATCCGCTTCACCGAGGGCATGGCTTGGCTGAGCGCCATGAATTCGATCGGGTCCTCGGCGGGTTCGGCTGTGGCCGGGCAGTTCATCGACCGTTACGGATCCCAAGGCGGGTTCGGGGTGGTCACTACTCTGGCTCTGACCTCGCTGGCCATCGCCTTTGTAGGGTTCCGTCAAATCCGCAACAGCACCGAGGAACCCATTCTGACCGAGCTGCCCGCCTGA
- a CDS encoding histidine phosphatase family protein translates to MPATTIHFVRHGQVDNPDHILYERLPGFHLSARGRAMVEATARFMAEAPGMRDLEAVYSSPLDRTRETTAILLEQINPARVQHGLKPLEPVYDRRLIEAGNEFRGKRIGRGQGALWRPSNLRLILDLRRPSWGESYRQIARRVGDFVRQVVRSHPDAQIMAVSHESPIWSYRHLLETGHPEHNMFLRATALASVTSITLDCDTGKVLGITYADPAAGV, encoded by the coding sequence GTGCCTGCGACGACCATTCATTTCGTCCGTCATGGCCAGGTTGATAATCCCGATCATATTCTCTATGAGCGATTGCCGGGATTCCATTTGTCCGCCAGAGGCAGGGCTATGGTCGAAGCGACGGCCCGCTTTATGGCCGAGGCTCCTGGCATGCGCGATCTGGAAGCCGTTTACTCATCTCCGCTGGACAGGACCAGGGAGACCACAGCCATCCTGCTTGAGCAGATCAACCCAGCTCGTGTCCAGCACGGTTTGAAACCATTGGAGCCTGTCTATGACCGTCGTCTGATCGAGGCCGGCAACGAATTCCGCGGCAAGCGTATCGGACGCGGGCAGGGGGCCCTCTGGCGGCCCTCCAACCTGCGGCTGATCCTGGACCTGCGCCGACCCAGCTGGGGGGAGTCCTATCGGCAGATCGCCCGGCGAGTGGGGGATTTCGTCCGGCAGGTGGTCCGTAGCCATCCTGATGCGCAGATCATGGCTGTCTCGCATGAGTCGCCCATCTGGTCCTACCGTCATCTTTTGGAGACCGGTCACCCCGAGCACAATATGTTCCTTCGAGCCACCGCCCTGGCATCGGTGACCTCCATCACCCTGGATTGTGACACCGGCAAAGTGCTGGGAATCACCTACGCGGACCCGGCGGCAGGCGTGTGA